A genomic window from Mustela erminea isolate mMusErm1 chromosome 16, mMusErm1.Pri, whole genome shotgun sequence includes:
- the LYPLA1 gene encoding acyl-protein thioesterase 1 isoform X2, with translation MPVTLNMNMAMPSWFDITGLLPESQEDEPGIKQAAENVKALIEQEVKNGIPSNRIILGGFSQGGALSLYTALTTQQKLAGVTALSCWLPLRASFPQGPISGVNRDISILQCHGDCDPLVPLMFASLTAEKLKTLVNPANVTFKTYEGMMHSSCQQEMMDIKQFIDKLLPPVD, from the exons ATGCCTGTAACGTTGAATATGAACATGGCTATGCCTTCTTG GTTTGATATTACTGGGCTTTTACCAGAGTCACAGGAGGATGAACCTGGAATTAAACAAGCAGCAGAAAATG TAAAAGCTTTGATAGAGCAAGAGGTGAAGAATGGCATTCCTTCTAACAGAATTATTTTGGGAGGATTTTCTCAG GGAGGAGCTTTATCTTTATACACCGCTCTTACCACTCAGCAGAAACTGGCTGGTGTCACCGCACTCAGTTGCTGGCTTCCACTCCGGGCTTCATTTCCCCAG gGTCCTATCAGTGGTGTTAATAGAGATATTTCTATTCTTCAGTGCCATGGAGACTGTGATCCTTTAGTTCCCCTAATGTTTGCTTCTCTTACTGCCGAAAAGCTAAAAACATTAGTAAATCCAGCCAATGTCACCTTCAAAACCTACGAAGGCATGATGCATAGTTCCTGTCAACAG GAAATGATGGATATCAAGCAATTCATTGATAAACTTCTACCTCCAGTTGATTGA